The Nocardioides marmorisolisilvae genomic interval GGGACCACGACGACACGGCAGCCCGCAGCCGCGGCGGAGGCGGCACCGGTGTTGGAGTCCTCGACCGCTACGCAGTCCGCTGGAGCCACCCCGAGAGCGTCGGCCGCGGCGACGTATGGCTCCGGGTGCGGCTTGCCACGCGAGACCACCTCACCGGTGATCACGTGCGCGAAGGTACCCGGCGGCAGCGCGGTCAGCGCGGGCTCGACGAACCGACGGTAGGACATGGTCACCAGCCCACACGGCACCCCGGCGCGGCGCAGGGCGGCCAGCAGGTCGACGGCGCCGGGCTGCCAGGGCACGCTGCGGCGCATGTGGACCACGACGCCGTCCAGGAGTCGGTCGACGACCTGGGCGGGACTCAGCGGGATGCCGGTCTGCTGCACGATGCTGCGCCCCGACTCGAGCAGGTCGTTGCCGACGAGCTCGAGAGCCTGCTGGTGGCTCCAGCGGGCACCGAACGACTCGATGAGGGCGTACTCCTCCTCGATCCAGTAGGGCTCCGTGTCGACCAAGGTGCCGTCGAAGTCGAACAGCACCGCTCGGGCGCGCCGTA includes:
- a CDS encoding HAD family hydrolase encodes the protein MTPRTEPGPLTAAADVRRARAVLFDFDGTLVDTEPYWIEEEYALIESFGARWSHQQALELVGNDLLESGRSIVQQTGIPLSPAQVVDRLLDGVVVHMRRSVPWQPGAVDLLAALRRAGVPCGLVTMSYRRFVEPALTALPPGTFAHVITGEVVSRGKPHPEPYVAAADALGVAPADCVAVEDSNTGAASAAAAGCRVVVVPNHVVVEPRPGFRFLESLAGLDTDALLALG